From a region of the Pongo abelii isolate AG06213 chromosome 9, NHGRI_mPonAbe1-v2.0_pri, whole genome shotgun sequence genome:
- the LOC100459067 gene encoding tripartite motif-containing protein 49D isoform X1 — protein sequence MNSGISQGFQRELTCPICMNYFIDPVTIDCGHSFCRPCFYLNWQDIPILTQCFECIKTTQQRNLKTNIRLKKMVSLARKASLWLFLSSEEQMCGTHRETKKMFCEVDRSLLCLLCCSSQEHRYHRHCPVEWAAEECREKLLTKMQSLWEKACENQRNLNMETTRISHWKDYVNVRLEAIRAEYQKMPAFHHEEEKHNLEMLKKKGKDIFHQLHLSKAKMAHRREILRGTYEELKEMCHKPDVELLQAFGDILYRSESVLLHIPQPLNLELRAGPITGLRDRLNQFRVDITLDHNEANSHIFRCGDLRSICIGCDRQNAPHITATPTSFLAWGAQTFTSGKYYWEVHVGDSWNWAFGVCNKYWKGENQNGNICGEEGLFSLGCVKNDIQCSLFTTSPMTLQYVPRPTSHVGLFLDCEARTVSFVDVNQSSPIYTIPNCSFSPPLRPIFCCIHL from the exons ATGAATTCTGGAATCTCGCAAGGCTTCCAGAGGGAACTCACTTGCCCCATCTGCATGAACTACTTCATAGACCCCGTCACCATAGACTGTGGGCACAGCTTTTGCAGGCCCTGTTTCTACCTCAACTGGCAAGACATCCCAATTCTTACTCAGTGCTTTGAATGCATAAAGACAACGCAGCAGAGAAACCTCAAAACTAACATTCGGTTGAAGAAGATGGTTTCCCTTGCCAGAAAAGCCAGTCTCTGGCTATTCCTGAGCTCTGAGGAGCAAATGTGTGGCACTCACAGGGAGACAAAGAAGATGTTCTGTGAAGTGGACAGGAGCCTGCTCTGTTTGCTGTGCTGCAGCTCTCAGGAGCACCGGTATCACAGACACTGTCCCGTTGAGTGGGCTGCTGAGGAATGCCGG GAGAAGCTTTTAACGAAAATGCAGTCTTTATGGGAAAAAGCTTGTGAAAATCAGAGAAATCTGAACATGGAAACCACCAGAATCAGCCACTGGAAG GATTATGTGAATGTAAGGCTAGAAGCTATTAGAGCTGAGTATCAGAAGATGCCTGCATTTCatcatgaagaagaaaaacataatttggaGATGctgaaaaagaaggggaaagataTTTTTCATCAACTTCATTTAAGTAAAGCCAAAATGGCTCATAGGAGGGAGATTTTAAGAGGAACGTATGAGGAGCTGAAGGAAATGTGCCATAAACCAGATGTGGAGCTACTTCAG gcttTTGGAGACATATTATACAG GAGTGAGTCCGTGCTGCTGCACATTCCCCAGCCTCTGAATCTAGAGCTCAGGGCAGGGCCCATCACTGGACTGAGGGACAGGCTCAACCAATTCCGAG tGGATATTACTCTGGATCATAATGAAGCCAACAGTCACATCTTCCGATGTGGAGATTTGAGAAGCATTTGTATTGGATGTGACCGTCAAAATGCGCCCCATATCACTGCAACACCTACAAGTTTTCTTGCATGGGGTGCTCAGACTTTCACCTCTGGCAAATATTACTGGGAGGTCCATGTGGGGGACTCTTGGAATTGGGCTTTTGGTGTCTGTAATAAGTATTGGAAAGGGGAGAATCAGAATGGCAATATATGTGGAGAGGAGGGACTCTTTAGTCTTGGGTGTGTTAAGAACGACATTCAGTGCAGTCTCTTTACCACCTCCCCAATGACACTGCAATATGTCCCAAGACCTACCAGCCACGTAGGTTTATTCCTGGATTGTGAAGCTAGAACTGTGAGCTTTGTTGATGTTAATCAAAGCTCCCCTATATACACCATCCCTAATTGCTCCTTCTCACCTCCTCTCAGGCCAATCTTTTGCTGTATTCACCTCTGA
- the LOC100459067 gene encoding E3 ubiquitin-protein ligase TRIM48 isoform X2 has protein sequence MNSGISQGFQRELTCPICMNYFIDPVTIDCGHSFCRPCFYLNWQDIPILTQCFECIKTTQQRNLKTNIRLKKMVSLARKASLWLFLSSEEQMCGTHRETKKMFCEVDRSLLCLLCCSSQEHRYHRHCPVEWAAEECREKLLTKMQSLWEKACENQRNLNMETTRISHWKAFGDILYRSESVLLHIPQPLNLELRAGPITGLRDRLNQFRVDITLDHNEANSHIFRCGDLRSICIGCDRQNAPHITATPTSFLAWGAQTFTSGKYYWEVHVGDSWNWAFGVCNKYWKGENQNGNICGEEGLFSLGCVKNDIQCSLFTTSPMTLQYVPRPTSHVGLFLDCEARTVSFVDVNQSSPIYTIPNCSFSPPLRPIFCCIHL, from the exons ATGAATTCTGGAATCTCGCAAGGCTTCCAGAGGGAACTCACTTGCCCCATCTGCATGAACTACTTCATAGACCCCGTCACCATAGACTGTGGGCACAGCTTTTGCAGGCCCTGTTTCTACCTCAACTGGCAAGACATCCCAATTCTTACTCAGTGCTTTGAATGCATAAAGACAACGCAGCAGAGAAACCTCAAAACTAACATTCGGTTGAAGAAGATGGTTTCCCTTGCCAGAAAAGCCAGTCTCTGGCTATTCCTGAGCTCTGAGGAGCAAATGTGTGGCACTCACAGGGAGACAAAGAAGATGTTCTGTGAAGTGGACAGGAGCCTGCTCTGTTTGCTGTGCTGCAGCTCTCAGGAGCACCGGTATCACAGACACTGTCCCGTTGAGTGGGCTGCTGAGGAATGCCGG GAGAAGCTTTTAACGAAAATGCAGTCTTTATGGGAAAAAGCTTGTGAAAATCAGAGAAATCTGAACATGGAAACCACCAGAATCAGCCACTGGAAG gcttTTGGAGACATATTATACAG GAGTGAGTCCGTGCTGCTGCACATTCCCCAGCCTCTGAATCTAGAGCTCAGGGCAGGGCCCATCACTGGACTGAGGGACAGGCTCAACCAATTCCGAG tGGATATTACTCTGGATCATAATGAAGCCAACAGTCACATCTTCCGATGTGGAGATTTGAGAAGCATTTGTATTGGATGTGACCGTCAAAATGCGCCCCATATCACTGCAACACCTACAAGTTTTCTTGCATGGGGTGCTCAGACTTTCACCTCTGGCAAATATTACTGGGAGGTCCATGTGGGGGACTCTTGGAATTGGGCTTTTGGTGTCTGTAATAAGTATTGGAAAGGGGAGAATCAGAATGGCAATATATGTGGAGAGGAGGGACTCTTTAGTCTTGGGTGTGTTAAGAACGACATTCAGTGCAGTCTCTTTACCACCTCCCCAATGACACTGCAATATGTCCCAAGACCTACCAGCCACGTAGGTTTATTCCTGGATTGTGAAGCTAGAACTGTGAGCTTTGTTGATGTTAATCAAAGCTCCCCTATATACACCATCCCTAATTGCTCCTTCTCACCTCCTCTCAGGCCAATCTTTTGCTGTATTCACCTCTGA